The Streptococcaceae bacterium ESL0729 genome has a segment encoding these proteins:
- a CDS encoding MarR family transcriptional regulator produces MNNIAIFRMMGSISRRAMTKMNHDASKYGLNNNLFLYLLRIVENEGITQTDLVSLVQVDKTTLSRALSKLEKLGFIRSSLEDGKKYKKLYPSQEGLKLYPELAQLEKSYVDERLKGFSEEDLSDLLKLLERINLN; encoded by the coding sequence TTGAATAACATTGCTATATTCAGAATGATGGGTTCAATTTCGCGTAGGGCCATGACCAAGATGAACCACGATGCCAGTAAGTATGGTTTGAATAACAACCTCTTTTTATACCTCTTAAGGATTGTTGAAAATGAAGGTATTACCCAAACGGACTTAGTTTCTCTTGTGCAGGTTGATAAAACCACCCTAAGTCGGGCTCTTTCAAAGCTTGAAAAGCTTGGTTTTATCAGAAGCTCACTAGAAGATGGGAAAAAATATAAGAAGCTTTATCCCAGTCAGGAGGGCTTAAAATTATATCCAGAATTAGCACAGCTCGAAAAAAGCTATGTGGATGAGAGACTTAAAGGATTTTCTGAGGAAGACTTGTCTGATCTACTTAAGTTGCTTGAAAGGATTAATTTGAACTAG
- a CDS encoding NAD(P)/FAD-dependent oxidoreductase — MKKYDTIVIGGGPSGMMAAIASAYYGHKTLLLEKNRRLGKKLSMTGGGRCNVTNNGSLDEIIENIPGNGRFLHSAFSQFDNQDIITFFKDAGVKLKIEDHGRVFPASDKSATIIETLLKKMSEYGVTSLTKTEVTSLKKTDDLFTVKTKDEIFQASRVIVATGGKTYPSTGSTGFGHEIARRFNIPLTDFHPSESPLIMEKPIKDLQGISLNDVELTVNKKKIKHDLLFTHFGLSGPAALRASTFIQQATMINLDLFPEMTKSELLGHFESLDRNKSLKNALKADFQERLLIYLLERVNLDPQTPLKQVNKKDLEGLVEISKKWKLPIEKTFSLEKSFVTQGGVDLKNINPKTMESRLVPGLYFVGEVLDINAHTGGYNITSALVTGWVAGTN; from the coding sequence ATGAAAAAATATGACACAATTGTAATTGGTGGTGGCCCATCTGGTATGATGGCGGCCATTGCTTCAGCCTATTATGGCCATAAAACCCTCCTCCTTGAAAAAAATAGAAGGCTGGGGAAAAAACTCTCTATGACTGGCGGAGGACGCTGTAATGTTACCAACAATGGAAGCCTCGATGAAATAATCGAAAATATTCCAGGAAATGGTCGCTTCCTTCATTCAGCCTTTTCGCAGTTTGACAACCAAGACATTATCACCTTCTTCAAGGATGCTGGCGTAAAACTTAAAATCGAAGACCACGGTCGCGTTTTTCCTGCAAGTGATAAGTCCGCAACCATTATTGAAACCCTCCTCAAAAAAATGAGCGAATACGGGGTGACAAGTTTGACCAAGACTGAGGTGACCTCCCTTAAGAAAACCGATGATCTTTTCACCGTGAAAACAAAGGATGAAATTTTCCAAGCATCTCGTGTGATTGTAGCTACAGGTGGAAAAACTTATCCTTCGACAGGCTCAACGGGCTTTGGCCACGAAATTGCTAGACGCTTTAACATTCCCCTGACTGATTTTCACCCGTCAGAAAGTCCTCTGATTATGGAAAAACCTATCAAGGACCTACAAGGAATCAGCCTGAACGATGTTGAACTTACGGTAAATAAAAAGAAAATTAAGCATGACTTACTTTTTACCCATTTTGGACTGTCAGGACCTGCGGCCCTTCGTGCTTCTACCTTCATTCAACAAGCAACCATGATAAATCTTGATCTTTTTCCAGAGATGACCAAATCAGAGCTTCTAGGTCATTTTGAATCCTTAGACCGGAATAAATCCTTGAAAAATGCCCTGAAAGCTGACTTCCAGGAAAGACTTTTAATTTATCTTTTGGAAAGAGTAAACCTTGACCCCCAAACGCCCCTCAAGCAGGTCAATAAAAAAGATTTGGAAGGCTTGGTTGAAATAAGTAAGAAGTGGAAGCTTCCAATTGAAAAGACCTTCTCCTTGGAAAAATCATTTGTGACCCAAGGTGGAGTTGATCTTAAAAATATCAACCCCAAAACCATGGAATCACGCTTGGTTCCAGGCCTTTACTTTGTTGGTGAAGTTCTAGACATCAATGCCCATACCGGTGGCTACAATATTACCAGTGCCCTTGTAACTGGTTGGGTGGCTGGAACCAACTAA
- a CDS encoding glucose-6-phosphate isomerase encodes MGHIKFDYSNLAPFVAEHELAYMQDQVTAADKMLREGTGPGSDFIGWLDLPVDYDKEEFARIKETAKKIQSGSDVLIVIGIGGSYLGARAAIDFLNNSFVNLQSKEDRKAPQILYAGNSISSSYLAELVAYVSDKDFSVNVISKSGTTTEPAIAFRVFEELLVKKYGREEANKRIYATTDRERGAVKVNADANNWETFVVPDDVGGRFTVLTAVGLLPIAASGADIDKLMEGAAAARTEYSSDDLTKNEAYQYAALRNILYRKGKVTEILANYEPSLQYFSEWWKQLAGESEGKDQKGIYPTSANFSTDLHSLGQYIQEGMRIMFETVVRIDKARLNIDIPALDEDLDGLGYLEGRDVDFVNKKAADGVLLAHTDGGVPNMIVTIPEQDEFSLGYAIYFFEIAIGLSGYLNGVNPFDQPGVEAYKKNMFALLGKPGFEELGAELNSRLK; translated from the coding sequence ATGGGACATATTAAATTTGACTACAGTAATCTAGCACCTTTTGTTGCAGAACATGAGCTTGCTTACATGCAAGATCAGGTTACAGCGGCTGATAAGATGCTGCGTGAGGGAACAGGTCCAGGGTCTGATTTCATCGGCTGGCTTGATCTACCTGTAGACTATGATAAGGAAGAGTTTGCTCGTATCAAAGAGACTGCTAAAAAAATTCAATCAGGTTCAGATGTCCTAATTGTTATTGGTATTGGGGGATCATACCTTGGTGCCCGTGCTGCCATTGACTTTTTAAATAATTCATTTGTAAACCTTCAGTCTAAAGAAGACCGCAAGGCACCGCAAATCCTTTATGCTGGAAACTCAATTTCTTCAAGCTATTTAGCTGAGCTTGTTGCTTATGTGTCAGACAAGGATTTCTCAGTCAATGTAATTTCTAAATCAGGAACTACTACTGAGCCTGCCATTGCCTTTCGTGTCTTTGAAGAGCTTTTGGTTAAAAAATATGGCCGCGAAGAAGCCAACAAACGCATTTACGCTACAACTGACCGTGAGCGTGGGGCTGTAAAGGTAAATGCTGATGCCAATAACTGGGAAACTTTTGTGGTTCCTGATGATGTGGGTGGACGTTTCACCGTTCTTACAGCAGTAGGACTTCTTCCAATTGCAGCAAGTGGTGCTGATATTGATAAACTTATGGAAGGTGCAGCAGCAGCTCGTACTGAATATTCATCTGATGACCTTACTAAAAATGAGGCCTACCAATATGCAGCATTACGTAACATTCTTTACCGTAAGGGTAAGGTGACTGAAATCTTAGCCAACTACGAGCCAAGCCTTCAATACTTCTCTGAATGGTGGAAACAGCTGGCTGGTGAGTCTGAAGGTAAAGACCAAAAGGGTATCTACCCAACTTCAGCTAACTTCTCAACAGACCTTCACTCTCTTGGACAATACATCCAAGAAGGTATGCGTATCATGTTTGAGACAGTGGTTCGTATCGACAAGGCTCGCCTTAACATTGATATTCCAGCACTTGATGAGGATCTTGACGGACTTGGTTACCTTGAAGGACGTGATGTTGACTTTGTTAACAAAAAGGCAGCTGACGGAGTTCTTCTTGCCCACACTGATGGGGGAGTACCTAACATGATTGTAACCATTCCAGAACAAGATGAGTTCTCACTAGGTTATGCCATCTACTTCTTTGAGATTGCAATCGGTCTATCAGGTTACCTAAACGGGGTTAACCCATTTGACCAACCAGGAGTTGAGGCCTACAAGAAAAATATGTTCGCCCTTCTTGGAAAACCAGGATTTGAAGAACTTGGAGCTGAATTAAACAGCCGTCTTAAATAA